In a genomic window of Nocardiopsis mwathae:
- a CDS encoding AAA family ATPase: MLVRRIHVPEPWQGEDGIDREAWPYTIPAVAEIADKGLEFRRPVTFLVGENGSGKSTIVEAMAEAYDIDPRGGRGRIQRRRDPGDKSVLGRDIELEPTALGAKYAANRKLKSRSYFLRAETAFDFIEFISSSDIIIPGYWQDDLRVRSHGEGYMTVLRTILGEPGLYLLDEPESALSFASCLQMVGLLHDAGRAGAQIICATHSPVLAATPGADIVEVGEHGIRRPAWDELEVVDHWKRFLAVPDKYLRHIVDA; this comes from the coding sequence ATGCTCGTACGCCGCATCCACGTGCCCGAGCCGTGGCAGGGCGAGGACGGGATCGACCGAGAAGCGTGGCCCTACACGATTCCCGCCGTAGCCGAGATCGCCGACAAGGGGCTGGAGTTCCGTCGGCCGGTGACCTTCCTGGTCGGTGAGAACGGCTCGGGCAAGTCGACCATCGTCGAGGCGATGGCCGAGGCCTACGACATCGACCCGCGCGGTGGCCGGGGGCGGATCCAGCGGCGGAGGGACCCCGGGGACAAGTCCGTCCTCGGCAGGGACATCGAGCTGGAGCCGACCGCGCTGGGCGCGAAGTACGCCGCCAACCGGAAGCTCAAGTCGCGCAGCTACTTCCTGCGCGCCGAGACCGCGTTCGACTTCATCGAGTTCATCAGCTCCTCCGACATCATCATCCCCGGCTACTGGCAGGACGACCTGCGCGTCCGCAGCCACGGTGAGGGGTACATGACCGTGCTGCGGACGATCCTCGGTGAGCCGGGCCTCTACCTCCTGGACGAGCCCGAGTCCGCGCTGTCCTTCGCCTCCTGCCTGCAGATGGTCGGCCTGCTGCATGACGCGGGCCGGGCGGGTGCGCAGATCATCTGCGCGACCCACTCGCCGGTCCTGGCGGCCACGCCCGGAGCGGACATCGTCGAGGTCGGCGAGCACGGTATCCGGCGCCCCGCGTGGGACGAGCTGGAGGTGGTCGACCACTGGAAGCGCTTCCTCGCCGTGCCCGACAAGTACCTGCGGCACATCGTGGACGCGTGA
- a CDS encoding TIGR04222 domain-containing membrane protein has product MTHPAGYLPIVILGLEMLVIVLILGIFQMRGYLVHRAEVRGATPIAPPDADDLPPAELAFLAGGARRMAEVVFTDMYLRGRVARGRDGSFAGVGGLHPVTGEDHPMEQAILRALRFRGHAGAKRLIAAAMADYGRRSVPSGLTALRLYVGSAELSRALRMRSWTLGLLRWIAYVGILALLAGGAVFVVAPDAWTRDMGAQALGIGVVLVVSWAVLRILGILTGGELTARTAAGDAVLAQARRRHVRARPRGDERLAVAAALRFTALTGLADMGRMPVDPATGSDLAARAIAPGTGEGTSGAHGDVALGDLCGFAGDCVGSADASGAGGGSGSGGGDTGGDGGGGSDDGGGGDDGGGGDGGDGGGGAD; this is encoded by the coding sequence ATGACGCACCCGGCCGGATATCTCCCGATCGTGATCCTCGGCCTTGAGATGCTCGTGATCGTCCTGATCCTCGGCATATTCCAGATGCGCGGATACCTCGTCCACCGCGCCGAGGTCCGGGGCGCGACCCCGATCGCGCCGCCCGACGCCGATGACCTGCCCCCTGCCGAGCTGGCGTTCCTGGCCGGCGGGGCCCGGCGGATGGCCGAGGTGGTGTTCACCGACATGTACCTGCGGGGCCGGGTCGCCCGTGGGCGCGACGGTTCCTTCGCCGGCGTCGGGGGCCTTCACCCTGTGACCGGCGAGGACCACCCGATGGAGCAGGCGATCCTGCGCGCCCTGCGCTTCCGTGGGCATGCCGGCGCGAAGCGGCTCATCGCCGCGGCCATGGCCGACTACGGGCGGCGCTCCGTTCCGAGTGGACTCACCGCCCTGCGCCTCTACGTCGGCTCGGCCGAGCTGTCGCGGGCGCTCCGCATGCGCTCCTGGACGCTGGGCCTGCTGAGGTGGATCGCCTACGTGGGCATTCTCGCCCTGCTCGCCGGGGGAGCCGTGTTCGTGGTCGCACCGGATGCCTGGACTCGGGACATGGGGGCGCAGGCGCTGGGTATCGGCGTGGTCCTGGTCGTGTCCTGGGCGGTGCTGCGCATCCTGGGCATCCTCACCGGGGGTGAGCTGACCGCCCGTACCGCCGCCGGTGACGCCGTTCTGGCACAGGCACGGCGGCGCCACGTCCGGGCGCGGCCGAGGGGCGATGAACGCCTCGCCGTGGCGGCCGCCCTGCGCTTCACGGCCCTGACGGGCTTGGCCGACATGGGGCGCATGCCCGTCGATCCTGCGACCGGGAGCGATCTTGCCGCCCGAGCGATCGCTCCGGGCACGGGCGAAGGAACGTCCGGGGCACACGGAGACGTCGCCCTCGGGGACCTCTGCGGCTTCGCCGGGGACTGCGTCGGCTCTGCCGACGCGTCGGGTGCGGGCGGTGGCAGCGGGTCCGGCGGGGGCGATACCGGCGGCGACGGCGGGGGCGGTAGCGACGACGGAGGGGGCGGTGATGACGGCGGCGGCGGTGACGGCGGTGACGGCGGTGGAGGTGCCGACTGA
- a CDS encoding phosphocholine-specific phospholipase C codes for MTLTRHQFIAAGAGALGASLLPPSVHTALARPIPQGGLEAIGHVVFLMQENRSFDHYFGTMKGVRGFGDRNAIELPDGGGVFEQPNDWGEAVLPFPVRDAAELVGKDLQYIDALPHGWPDGQRSRGDGWHNGWIPAKSAATMTFYDRRDIPFQYELADTFTICDHYFCSVLSSTSPNRNYHFTGYTGYEPGTRRRAIANDAYAEDTHPGYDWATYAELLEQAGVSWQVYQEWDNFTDNQLEFFASFKDIAVKALQGDHPAMVYYYDALAKASPAERERMEARLEEGVARLGDHERRLFERALRRHPTGRTAAAFRADVEAGTLPQVSYIVPSAADSEHPSVSSPIQSATITYQVLDAIASNPEVWDSTVLFINYDENDGFFDHMPPPVPPDDVAEEFYRGDPIGLGMRVPMIAISPWTVGGYVNSQVFDHTAVVRFLERRFGVTAPDISDWRRTVSGDLTSVFDFTAAGRPPRPTRPGPVPPFEGRWRPLPPREQRMPEQEPGTRPARPLPYQPDASARVVDGAVELTLRNTGSESVHFILFPYGGELPRPRHFDVSGEASERIGVGGDAYRLVLTGPNGFRREFAGSVADGASRAAEVATEIEPNARTLRLRFANRGERTLTFSLRPRAYTDRSGRTVTVAPSSQRTVVWPTRDGHGWYDLDVTLAEDEGFSRRLMGHIENGSPSITG; via the coding sequence ATGACCCTCACACGGCACCAGTTCATCGCCGCCGGGGCCGGTGCCCTCGGCGCATCACTCCTCCCCCCGTCGGTGCACACCGCGCTGGCCCGGCCCATCCCGCAGGGCGGGCTGGAGGCCATCGGCCACGTCGTCTTCCTGATGCAGGAGAACCGGTCCTTCGACCACTACTTCGGCACGATGAAGGGGGTGCGGGGCTTCGGCGACCGCAACGCCATCGAGCTGCCGGACGGCGGCGGCGTCTTCGAGCAGCCGAACGACTGGGGCGAGGCCGTGCTGCCGTTCCCGGTCCGCGACGCCGCCGAACTGGTCGGGAAGGACCTGCAGTACATCGACGCCCTCCCCCACGGGTGGCCCGACGGGCAGCGGTCCCGCGGCGACGGCTGGCACAACGGCTGGATCCCGGCCAAGAGCGCCGCCACCATGACCTTCTACGACCGCCGCGACATCCCCTTCCAGTACGAGCTGGCCGACACCTTCACCATCTGCGACCACTACTTCTGCTCGGTCCTGTCGTCCACCAGCCCCAACCGCAACTACCACTTCACCGGCTACACCGGTTACGAACCCGGGACACGGCGCCGCGCGATCGCCAACGACGCCTACGCCGAGGACACCCACCCCGGCTACGACTGGGCCACCTACGCCGAACTGCTCGAACAGGCCGGGGTGAGCTGGCAGGTGTACCAGGAGTGGGACAACTTCACCGACAACCAGCTGGAGTTCTTCGCATCGTTCAAGGACATCGCGGTCAAGGCGCTCCAGGGCGATCACCCGGCGATGGTCTACTACTACGACGCGCTGGCCAAGGCGTCACCCGCGGAGCGCGAACGGATGGAGGCGCGCCTGGAGGAGGGCGTCGCCCGGCTCGGCGACCACGAGCGGCGCCTGTTCGAGCGGGCCCTGCGGCGCCACCCCACCGGACGGACCGCGGCGGCCTTCCGCGCCGACGTCGAGGCGGGCACGCTTCCGCAGGTCTCCTACATCGTCCCGTCGGCCGCCGACTCCGAGCACCCCTCGGTGTCCTCGCCGATCCAGAGCGCCACCATCACCTACCAGGTGCTGGACGCGATCGCGTCGAACCCCGAGGTATGGGACTCGACGGTGCTCTTCATCAACTACGACGAGAACGACGGCTTCTTCGACCACATGCCGCCACCGGTTCCGCCCGACGACGTGGCGGAGGAGTTCTACCGGGGCGATCCGATCGGCCTGGGCATGCGGGTGCCGATGATCGCGATCTCGCCGTGGACCGTGGGCGGGTACGTCAACTCCCAGGTGTTCGATCACACCGCGGTGGTGCGGTTCCTGGAACGGCGGTTCGGGGTGACGGCGCCGGACATCAGCGATTGGCGGCGCACGGTCTCCGGCGACCTGACGTCGGTGTTCGACTTCACCGCGGCCGGTAGGCCACCCCGGCCGACCCGACCCGGCCCGGTCCCGCCCTTCGAGGGCCGCTGGCGGCCGCTGCCGCCCCGCGAGCAGCGGATGCCCGAGCAGGAGCCGGGGACCCGGCCGGCCCGCCCGCTGCCCTACCAGCCCGACGCGTCCGCCCGCGTGGTGGACGGCGCCGTCGAGCTCACCCTGCGCAACACGGGCAGTGAGAGCGTCCACTTCATCCTCTTCCCCTACGGCGGCGAGCTGCCGCGGCCGCGCCACTTCGACGTGTCCGGCGAGGCGAGCGAGCGCATCGGCGTCGGCGGCGACGCCTACCGGCTCGTGCTGACCGGCCCCAACGGGTTCCGCCGGGAGTTCGCGGGGTCGGTGGCGGACGGGGCCTCCCGCGCCGCCGAGGTCGCCACCGAGATCGAACCGAACGCGCGTACGCTGCGGCTGCGCTTCGCCAACCGCGGCGAGCGGACGCTGACGTTCTCCCTGCGGCCGCGTGCCTACACGGATCGGTCGGGCAGGACCGTCACCGTGGCCCCGTCCTCCCAGCGGACGGTGGTGTGGCCGACCAGGGACGGCCACGGATGGTACGACCTGGACGTGACACTGGCCGAGGACGAGGGGTTCTCCCGCCGCCTCATGGGCCACATCGAGAACGGCAGCCCGAGCATCACGGGGTGA
- a CDS encoding GNAT family N-acetyltransferase, translating to MPISIHEAAWDHPTGVRLRRDQERETISRYDGDLELGPKPSAADIDVFLLAAEAETGETVGCGGLRRLDPATFEIKRMYVVPEWRGRRIGRELVRALEDAARQRGAARVRLETGDKQPEAMRLYETCGYHRIERYGYYVGCEASVCYERVLDEDALTP from the coding sequence ATGCCGATTTCCATCCATGAGGCCGCGTGGGACCACCCGACAGGAGTACGGCTCCGCCGTGACCAGGAGCGGGAGACGATCTCCCGCTACGACGGGGACCTTGAGCTGGGGCCGAAGCCCTCGGCGGCCGACATCGACGTGTTCCTGCTGGCCGCGGAGGCCGAGACGGGCGAGACCGTGGGCTGCGGCGGGCTCCGGCGGCTGGACCCGGCCACATTCGAGATCAAGCGGATGTATGTGGTTCCCGAGTGGCGCGGGCGCCGCATCGGCCGGGAACTCGTGCGGGCGCTGGAGGACGCCGCGCGGCAACGGGGCGCCGCGCGGGTCCGACTGGAGACCGGCGACAAGCAGCCGGAGGCGATGCGGCTGTACGAAACCTGCGGCTACCACCGCATCGAGCGCTACGGCTACTACGTCGGCTGCGAGGCCAGCGTCTGCTACGAACGCGTCCTCGACGAGGACGCCCTCACCCCATGA
- the drmC gene encoding DISARM system phospholipase D-like protein DrmC, producing MPAALAEVAQELAPGHAAAWARVLEEASGPSAAGLTAHLLASRPGYGLAPLADRLVAAWAGSPDTPGSAVALALLAASHVSERTADRRGDVVITGPSVADVPTRLTSAVVAEVIGKAERELLIVSYAAYRADGVMDALAAAAGRGVRINVVLEDATGAVDAFARVAGLADFWRWPREHRGADGRASLHAKVIAADHRVALIGSANLTGHAMNENIEVGVLVHDPDTVRRIVGHFRALMRGDARMLVPAAGA from the coding sequence TTGCCCGCCGCCCTCGCGGAGGTCGCGCAGGAGCTCGCCCCAGGGCACGCCGCCGCGTGGGCGCGGGTGCTTGAGGAGGCTTCCGGGCCGAGCGCCGCCGGCCTGACCGCTCATCTGCTCGCGTCTCGCCCGGGGTACGGGCTGGCGCCACTGGCCGACCGACTCGTCGCGGCCTGGGCCGGGTCTCCCGACACTCCCGGCTCGGCCGTGGCACTCGCCCTGCTGGCCGCCTCCCACGTGAGCGAGCGGACGGCCGATCGGCGCGGTGACGTGGTCATCACCGGGCCATCCGTGGCCGATGTCCCCACACGGCTGACCTCCGCCGTGGTCGCCGAGGTGATCGGGAAGGCCGAGCGCGAGCTGCTGATCGTCAGCTACGCGGCCTACCGGGCCGACGGCGTCATGGACGCACTCGCCGCCGCGGCGGGGCGCGGAGTCCGGATCAACGTGGTGTTGGAGGACGCGACGGGGGCCGTGGACGCGTTCGCACGCGTGGCCGGTCTGGCGGACTTCTGGCGCTGGCCGCGCGAACACCGAGGAGCCGACGGAAGAGCCTCACTCCACGCGAAGGTGATCGCGGCCGACCACCGCGTCGCCCTGATCGGCAGCGCGAACCTGACCGGCCACGCCATGAACGAGAACATCGAAGTCGGCGTGCTGGTACACGACCCGGACACGGTGCGCCGCATCGTCGGACACTTCCGCGCCCTGATGCGCGGCGACGCGCGCATGCTCGTCCCTGCGGCAGGGGCCTGA